In Bacillota bacterium, one genomic interval encodes:
- a CDS encoding 4Fe-4S binding protein, with protein sequence MPRQTLKKAEIDQSRCDRSPACPASRICPTKAITSEMQTDPLAAFFGFGPRPSYTVNEDLCLGCGICTTRCPVGAINMR encoded by the coding sequence ATGCCAAGACAAACGTTAAAAAAAGCAGAGATCGATCAAAGCAGATGCGACCGTTCGCCGGCATGCCCGGCCAGCAGGATATGCCCGACAAAAGCAATTACAAGCGAAATGCAAACGGATCCGCTAGCTGCATTCTTTGGCTTCGGTCCCAGGCCGTCATATACGGTTAATGAGGATTTATGCTTAGGTTGTGGTATTTGCACAACCAGGTGTCCTGTTGGCGCAATAAATATGCGATAG
- a CDS encoding DUF1015 domain-containing protein, which produces MAEIKAFKGLFYNRSIVGDLAEVVAPPYDVISEGEQKELLNKNKYNVVRLILPQGASNNKYSRASSLFNQWIDDCVLVRDYEPALYIYEQEYNARGSRKKRIGFIALAKIEDFSTGKIKAHERTLKGPKADRLRLLKACKANFSQIFSLFSDPAQEIDSILREHTQKPPRIDIEVDGINHRLWVLNDEKAILRIAALMHDKPLFIADGHHRYETALNYRNEMRLFTGKQSGEEPFDYTMMMFVNMDGEGLTILPTHRVLKNLPKINHDKFRENLKQVFTIEQLKSIDAVMSKLAADENTHAIGMYLGNGTFHLLTVKDEDTLVEILDGNQSRAWKLLDVTILHQIIINRILGFGGTNIENSIKFTTDEKEAVSLVASGGYQMAFLLNPTKISSVREIADNGEIMPQKSTYFYPKLLSGLVFNKLEW; this is translated from the coding sequence TTGGCGGAAATTAAAGCTTTCAAAGGTCTATTTTACAACAGAAGCATCGTCGGTGACCTCGCAGAAGTAGTAGCCCCTCCCTACGATGTAATAAGTGAAGGCGAGCAGAAGGAACTGTTAAACAAGAACAAGTACAATGTTGTAAGGCTAATTCTCCCTCAGGGAGCATCCAACAATAAGTACAGCCGGGCAAGCTCATTATTTAACCAGTGGATTGATGATTGTGTGCTTGTTCGGGACTATGAGCCAGCTCTATACATCTACGAACAGGAATACAATGCAAGAGGAAGCCGTAAAAAGAGAATAGGGTTCATTGCACTAGCTAAGATAGAGGATTTTTCGACTGGCAAGATTAAGGCCCATGAGAGAACTCTCAAAGGGCCTAAAGCCGATAGGCTGCGCCTCCTTAAAGCATGTAAGGCGAATTTTAGTCAGATATTCAGTCTGTTCTCAGACCCAGCGCAAGAGATAGATAGCATTCTCCGAGAGCATACACAAAAACCCCCGCGCATAGATATAGAAGTCGACGGGATAAACCATCGTCTGTGGGTTCTAAACGACGAGAAAGCTATTTTAAGAATCGCGGCCTTGATGCATGACAAGCCTCTCTTTATCGCCGATGGTCACCACAGATACGAAACGGCTCTCAATTACCGAAACGAGATGCGTCTCTTTACGGGAAAGCAATCGGGAGAAGAACCCTTTGATTACACAATGATGATGTTTGTAAACATGGATGGCGAAGGCCTTACTATCTTGCCAACCCATAGAGTATTAAAAAACTTGCCCAAGATAAATCATGATAAGTTCCGCGAAAACCTCAAGCAGGTGTTTACAATTGAACAACTAAAATCAATCGACGCGGTTATGTCCAAGCTTGCGGCGGATGAAAACACGCATGCCATAGGTATGTACCTTGGCAACGGCACTTTCCACTTGCTTACAGTCAAGGACGAAGACACGCTTGTTGAAATTCTTGACGGCAACCAGTCAAGGGCCTGGAAACTCCTCGATGTAACCATCCTTCATCAGATAATTATTAACCGTATACTGGGTTTTGGTGGAACCAATATTGAGAACAGCATAAAGTTCACAACCGATGAAAAAGAAGCGGTATCCCTGGTTGCTAGCGGCGGATATCAAATGGCGTTTCTCCTGAATCCAACCAAAATAAGCAGCGTAAGAGAAATCGCAGATAACGGGGAAATCATGCCTCAAAAGTCCACCTACTTTTACCCGAAACTTCTCTCCGGTCTAGTATTTAACAAGCTGGAGTGGTAA
- a CDS encoding methionine adenosyltransferase translates to MKKARNILVEELAGKPVFEQGVEIVERKGIGHPDSICDAIMEEISIALSREYLSRFGRILHHNTDKGLLVAGEVAHRFGGGVVVEPMRLIIGDRATFGFDAELVPVDKIAITTAQKWIRDNLRFVNPDEDMVFDVELKPGSPELADIFMRATPVPLANDTSAAVGYAPLSPTEKMVLDIEHYLNSSGFKDEFPSSGEDIKVMGYRTGEDLRLIIAMPLIDRFVDGVESYFKQKQDILQAAIDFANERKTKDLKNVYIDLNTLDDPKRGMDGVYLTVTGTSAEDADSGEVGRGNRVNGVIALNRPTGAEAAAGKNPTSHVGKIYTILTHRIANEVYNAVQGIKEIYVWLCSEIGAPIDEPKVASAQLRLEPGVSIDKITPLVQEVIDLELSNIKAFTSELAEGRYRVY, encoded by the coding sequence GTGAAAAAAGCGAGGAATATTCTTGTTGAAGAACTTGCCGGTAAACCTGTTTTTGAGCAAGGGGTCGAGATTGTCGAACGAAAGGGCATAGGCCATCCCGATTCCATTTGCGATGCAATAATGGAAGAGATATCCATCGCTTTAAGTAGGGAATATTTGAGCCGCTTTGGGCGTATCCTGCATCACAATACCGATAAAGGACTGCTTGTTGCAGGCGAGGTCGCGCACAGATTTGGTGGCGGTGTTGTAGTTGAGCCAATGCGCCTTATCATCGGCGACAGGGCAACCTTTGGATTTGATGCCGAGCTGGTGCCGGTCGATAAAATCGCTATCACTACGGCTCAAAAATGGATACGGGATAACCTTAGATTTGTTAATCCCGACGAGGATATGGTATTTGATGTTGAGTTAAAGCCGGGATCGCCTGAGCTTGCAGATATTTTTATGCGGGCAACCCCGGTTCCTTTGGCGAATGATACTTCGGCCGCTGTCGGATATGCTCCTCTATCGCCGACTGAGAAAATGGTTCTTGATATAGAGCACTATCTAAATAGCTCAGGGTTTAAAGATGAGTTTCCTTCCTCCGGCGAGGACATCAAAGTTATGGGATACCGTACTGGTGAAGACCTGCGTCTTATTATAGCTATGCCGCTTATCGACCGCTTTGTTGATGGTGTGGAATCCTACTTCAAGCAAAAGCAAGATATACTGCAAGCTGCAATAGATTTTGCAAACGAAAGAAAGACCAAAGACCTAAAGAATGTTTATATCGACCTCAACACGCTTGATGACCCTAAGCGTGGGATGGATGGAGTTTACTTAACAGTAACCGGAACGTCGGCTGAAGATGCGGACTCTGGGGAAGTCGGCAGGGGGAATCGCGTCAATGGAGTAATAGCCTTAAACCGTCCAACGGGAGCCGAGGCAGCGGCAGGCAAAAATCCAACGAGCCATGTCGGAAAAATCTACACAATACTTACACATAGGATTGCAAATGAGGTCTATAATGCAGTTCAGGGGATAAAAGAAATCTACGTCTGGCTCTGCAGCGAAATAGGCGCGCCGATTGATGAACCAAAAGTAGCTTCAGCTCAGCTAAGGCTTGAGCCGGGTGTTTCAATAGACAAAATAACTCCACTCGTTCAAGAGGTAATAGATCTTGAACTTTCCAACATCAAAGCTTTTACCTCCGAGCTTGCCGAAGGCAGATATAGGGTTTACTAG
- a CDS encoding ATP-dependent Clp protease ATP-binding subunit yields the protein MLSSNAQEAINLAANEAVRLNFDYVGTEHLLLGLSRESVGSKILMNLGVNLDDLRKEIEDLIGRGSGAAEKEIPLSPRSKKALELALEEARSAGERFIGSEHLLLGLIREEEGIAAQVLKKRGVDLARARQEIMDMAGAGEMPQAAPSRPRQKSKTPALDQFSRDLTHLAREGKLDPVIGRDKEIERIIRILSRRTKNNPALIGEAGVGKTAIAEGLAQKIVADEVPEILRDKRVVALDLAGMVAGTRYRGEFEERLKRVMEELRDRSGEIIVFIDELHTIAGAGAAEGAIDASNMLKPALSRGELQVIGATTLDEYRKHIEKDPALERRFQPVMVGEPTVEETIEILKGLRDRYEAHHRVKISDEAIAAAAELSDMYITDRFLPDKAIDLIDEAGAKVRLQSTVPPVDVKGIEEKLETVQREKEAAVKAEDYEKAMKLREKEHELRQELEAAERDWARAKGMANSTVTTEDIAEIVSSWTGVPATKLVEEEKTRLLTMEQALHKRVVGQEEAISAISEAIRRARAGLKDPKRPIGSFIFLGPTGVGKTELARALAEHLFGEEEAMIRIDMSEYMEKHTVSRLIGAPPGYVGYEEAGQLTEPVRRRPYSVVLFDEIEKAHPDVLNILLQIMDDGRITDAKGRTVNFKNTVIIMTSNIGSQLIKQARGLGFKPAREEEQRFEKVKDQVLRELEKSFRPEFLNRVDEIIVFHPLTSEQIRAIVDILMARVERELKAQQITLELTDSAKDVLAKEGFDPLLGARPLRRTIQRRIENPLASKLLRGEYSEGDIVVADAENGKIVFRKRVEEKAADGGMPTA from the coding sequence ATGCTTTCATCTAATGCGCAGGAAGCAATAAATCTTGCGGCTAACGAGGCGGTTAGGCTTAACTTCGACTATGTCGGAACTGAGCACCTGCTTCTTGGCTTAAGCCGTGAGTCGGTCGGCTCTAAAATCCTGATGAATCTTGGTGTCAACCTTGATGATTTAAGGAAAGAGATCGAGGACTTAATCGGCCGCGGCAGTGGCGCAGCTGAGAAAGAGATCCCGCTCTCCCCGCGAAGCAAAAAAGCTCTTGAGCTTGCCCTTGAAGAGGCAAGATCAGCTGGTGAAAGATTCATCGGCTCTGAGCACCTGCTGCTTGGTTTAATCCGAGAAGAAGAAGGTATTGCTGCGCAAGTACTTAAGAAGCGCGGCGTAGATCTTGCCCGTGCAAGACAGGAGATCATGGATATGGCCGGTGCTGGCGAGATGCCGCAGGCGGCGCCTTCAAGACCGCGCCAGAAAAGCAAAACGCCAGCCCTTGATCAGTTCAGCCGCGATTTGACCCATCTTGCGAGGGAAGGCAAGCTTGATCCTGTGATTGGCCGCGATAAAGAAATAGAGAGAATCATAAGGATTCTAAGCCGGCGCACTAAGAACAACCCGGCGCTTATAGGCGAGGCCGGTGTCGGCAAAACTGCTATTGCCGAGGGTCTTGCGCAAAAGATAGTCGCCGACGAAGTGCCCGAGATATTAAGAGACAAAAGGGTTGTCGCACTTGATCTAGCCGGCATGGTAGCCGGAACCCGCTATCGTGGTGAATTCGAGGAGCGTCTCAAGAGGGTCATGGAAGAACTTCGCGATAGAAGCGGCGAGATCATCGTCTTTATAGACGAGCTTCACACCATTGCTGGTGCGGGTGCGGCTGAGGGTGCAATCGATGCATCCAATATGTTAAAACCTGCACTCTCAAGAGGTGAGCTCCAGGTAATTGGTGCAACGACTCTCGATGAGTACAGAAAGCACATCGAGAAAGACCCGGCCCTTGAGAGAAGATTCCAGCCGGTAATGGTTGGCGAGCCAACGGTTGAGGAAACTATCGAGATACTAAAAGGCCTACGCGATCGCTACGAGGCACACCATAGGGTGAAAATCAGCGATGAGGCCATTGCAGCTGCGGCTGAACTATCCGATATGTACATAACAGACAGGTTCTTGCCAGATAAAGCTATTGACCTTATCGATGAGGCAGGGGCAAAAGTAAGGCTGCAGTCAACCGTTCCTCCCGTTGATGTAAAAGGTATCGAGGAAAAACTCGAGACAGTTCAAAGAGAGAAAGAGGCCGCAGTTAAAGCCGAGGATTACGAAAAAGCCATGAAGCTTCGCGAGAAAGAGCATGAGCTGCGTCAAGAGCTTGAGGCAGCCGAGCGCGACTGGGCCCGCGCAAAGGGTATGGCAAACTCAACGGTCACAACCGAGGATATCGCTGAGATAGTCTCAAGCTGGACCGGAGTCCCGGCAACTAAACTCGTCGAAGAAGAAAAGACTAGGCTCCTTACTATGGAGCAGGCGCTACATAAAAGGGTTGTTGGCCAGGAGGAAGCCATTAGTGCAATATCCGAGGCGATTAGAAGAGCCCGTGCAGGCTTAAAAGACCCGAAGAGGCCGATCGGCTCGTTTATATTCCTTGGACCAACTGGTGTCGGCAAGACCGAGCTTGCAAGAGCTTTGGCCGAGCATCTCTTCGGCGAGGAAGAGGCCATGATTCGCATTGACATGTCCGAGTACATGGAGAAGCATACTGTCTCAAGACTAATCGGTGCTCCCCCCGGCTATGTCGGGTATGAAGAGGCCGGGCAGTTAACCGAGCCGGTAAGGCGCCGTCCGTACTCGGTTGTGCTCTTTGACGAGATCGAGAAGGCGCACCCGGATGTGCTTAACATCCTGCTCCAGATAATGGACGATGGCCGGATAACCGATGCGAAGGGGCGTACAGTAAACTTCAAGAATACGGTTATTATTATGACGTCTAACATCGGAAGCCAGCTCATCAAACAGGCGCGCGGTCTTGGCTTTAAGCCAGCACGTGAGGAAGAGCAGCGGTTTGAAAAGGTTAAGGATCAGGTTCTTCGCGAGCTTGAGAAAAGCTTCAGACCTGAGTTCCTAAACCGTGTCGACGAGATAATCGTCTTCCATCCGCTAACTTCCGAGCAGATAAGGGCGATCGTCGATATTCTGATGGCAAGAGTTGAGCGTGAGCTCAAAGCTCAGCAGATAACGCTTGAGCTGACCGATTCAGCAAAAGACGTGCTCGCAAAAGAGGGCTTTGACCCACTTCTTGGCGCAAGGCCGCTTAGGCGAACCATTCAGCGCCGTATTGAGAACCCGCTTGCCTCTAAGCTATTGCGGGGCGAGTACTCGGAGGGCGACATTGTGGTCGCCGATGCTGAGAACGGCAAGATAGTCTTCAGAAAGCGAGTCGAAGAGAAGGCAGCTGATGGCGGAATGCCTACCGCATAA
- a CDS encoding GGDEF domain-containing protein, translating into MSRPLTGSASKRFYVTVLVLLGAVLLLVAASSLITALAYSTFQKSLTIRLFLIATPWLTFTVAAVFAFISIRMVHSIAHIVDDLRAIAGAKDYSYKVDMSLDDNLKELSSEINHLLSAIKQKEQQVDSMKILLEQKEQEDQLLWLQIEHNLCLAKEEAERDVLTGLYNRKAVENKFDTEIKRISRSGGSLSVLMADLDHFKRINDTYGHQVGDDVLKLFADIVKSSTRASDVAARYGGEEFIILLPDTSAEDAVKVARRLGLKFSQAVEREFATHKGLKCTVSIGVADFPKCAKEKDVLVANADAALFAAKERGRNCVVYYGDIRKAKNRTA; encoded by the coding sequence TTGTCAAGGCCCTTAACAGGAAGCGCGTCAAAAAGATTCTACGTGACCGTATTGGTTTTACTTGGTGCAGTATTGTTGCTTGTTGCTGCGAGCTCGTTGATAACGGCTCTGGCATATTCTACATTCCAAAAATCGCTCACGATACGGTTGTTCTTAATAGCGACGCCGTGGCTGACCTTTACTGTGGCAGCTGTGTTTGCATTTATCAGTATAAGGATGGTCCACTCAATTGCCCATATCGTTGATGATTTAAGGGCGATCGCAGGGGCTAAGGACTATAGCTATAAGGTTGATATGTCGCTGGATGATAATCTTAAAGAACTATCCAGTGAGATAAACCACCTGCTCTCTGCAATCAAGCAGAAGGAACAGCAGGTAGATTCGATGAAAATACTCCTTGAGCAAAAAGAACAAGAGGATCAGCTTTTGTGGCTTCAAATTGAGCATAACCTCTGTCTGGCAAAAGAAGAAGCAGAAAGAGATGTCTTAACAGGTCTTTACAACCGTAAGGCGGTAGAAAACAAGTTTGATACCGAAATCAAGAGGATAAGCAGGAGCGGTGGATCGCTATCAGTTCTTATGGCCGATCTTGACCATTTTAAGCGCATAAATGATACATATGGTCATCAAGTTGGCGATGACGTATTGAAGCTTTTTGCGGATATAGTTAAGAGTTCGACAAGGGCAAGCGATGTGGCGGCTCGTTACGGGGGTGAGGAGTTTATAATCCTGTTGCCGGATACATCTGCAGAGGATGCCGTGAAAGTCGCCCGCCGTCTTGGTCTGAAATTTTCACAAGCAGTGGAAAGAGAATTTGCTACCCACAAAGGCTTGAAATGCACTGTAAGTATTGGCGTTGCCGATTTTCCGAAATGCGCTAAAGAAAAAGATGTTCTTGTTGCTAATGCAGATGCTGCGTTGTTTGCGGCCAAAGAGAGAGGCCGCAACTGCGTTGTCTACTACGGAGATATCCGCAAAGCAAAGAATAGGACCGCATAA
- a CDS encoding alpha/beta hydrolase family protein, giving the protein MSILSPKFDSSDAFKAQNLYLLNNPPRPPKRMIKTPKVFLKEVGRKGSLNVYEYAFPSRIQTAQLKNNTVYGRYFKLSNVNPKSTFILLHGMHSKNYRYLEKHALNLARNGHNCITITLPYHIERATKSSASGKQFLSTNLRIVFEALQQAVKDVLSLVNWLSANGDKKIGLLGISLGGLIASYVSSATRKINYLVLLTPATNPMQIMGYMSSGKTANDRIAKTGLTEKQMLELTEPWDLKESKPHTPANRTLILKAAYDAIVPSDSIEKVLDAWGKPQIIRYNHSHLSILISRQVFKDINKFLADTFRYQSSTGLLK; this is encoded by the coding sequence ATGAGCATACTGTCACCAAAATTTGACTCATCTGATGCATTTAAAGCGCAAAACCTGTATCTGCTGAACAATCCTCCCCGCCCACCAAAAAGAATGATAAAAACGCCAAAGGTATTCCTTAAAGAAGTTGGGAGAAAGGGCTCGCTTAACGTATATGAGTATGCCTTTCCAAGCAGAATCCAGACGGCGCAGCTAAAAAACAACACCGTTTACGGCAGATATTTTAAGTTAAGCAATGTAAACCCGAAATCAACATTTATACTTTTGCATGGCATGCATAGTAAAAATTATCGCTACCTGGAAAAACATGCACTAAACCTGGCCAGGAACGGGCATAATTGCATTACCATAACGCTTCCCTATCATATCGAAAGGGCAACAAAAAGCTCAGCAAGCGGCAAACAATTCTTAAGCACAAACCTAAGAATTGTTTTTGAGGCCCTTCAGCAAGCGGTAAAGGATGTTTTATCGCTTGTTAATTGGCTCTCGGCAAACGGTGACAAAAAAATAGGGTTGCTTGGAATTAGCCTTGGCGGCCTGATAGCCAGCTACGTATCTTCAGCCACGCGAAAGATTAATTATCTTGTCCTTTTGACACCGGCAACCAATCCAATGCAAATTATGGGTTATATGTCTTCTGGCAAAACTGCCAATGATAGAATTGCGAAAACCGGTCTCACAGAAAAGCAGATGTTAGAATTGACCGAACCTTGGGACCTCAAAGAAAGCAAACCGCACACACCGGCCAATCGTACCTTGATCTTAAAAGCTGCATATGATGCCATTGTGCCGAGCGATTCTATTGAGAAAGTTTTGGATGCTTGGGGCAAACCACAAATTATAAGGTATAACCATAGTCATTTAAGCATACTGATAAGCCGACAGGTATTTAAAGACATAAATAAGTTTTTGGCCGATACCTTTAGGTATCAAAGCAGTACGGGCCTTTTGAAATAG